In Etheostoma spectabile isolate EspeVRDwgs_2016 chromosome 20, UIUC_Espe_1.0, whole genome shotgun sequence, the following are encoded in one genomic region:
- the LOC116670241 gene encoding leucine-rich repeat and fibronectin type-III domain-containing protein 2, whose amino-acid sequence MDKVVISLLLLGTAVRMAHACPKYCVCQNLSESLGTLCPSKGLLFVPLDIDRRTVELRLGGNFILKVTTQDFANMSGLVDLTLSRNTISTIQPFSFIDLETLRSLHLDSNRLTELGPDDLRGLVNLQHLILNNNQLNQISNTAFDDLLVTLEDLDLSYNNLRSVPWEAIRKMVNLHQMSLDHNLIAFISEGTFVDLDKLARLDLTSNRLQKLPPDPIFARSQSNVVMSTPYAPPLSLSFGGNPLHCNCEVLWLRRLEREDDMETCASPASLKGRYFWSVREEEFVCEPPLITQHTHKLLVLEGQTASLRCKAVGDPMPTVHWVAPDDRLISNSSRATVYENGTLDITITTPKDYGIFTCIAANAAGESTASIELSIIQLPHLSNGTNRTTQSKSGLSDITSSTKTSKGEPKPLPEKVVSVSEVTAISALVKWTVSKSTPKVKMYQLQYNCSEDEVLIYRMIPMTNRAFVVTNLVPGMQYDLCVLAIWDDTATTLTATNIVGCVQFITTEDYPQCQSLHSGFLGGTMILVIGGIIVATLLVFIIILMVRYKVTSGTQTDKLPTVSNTYSQTNGGLNRFNGAPPQVKSTVVVMSEEMVEFKCGSLQSSLSSSSSSSNSLDSQTGGGAGDRYSMQGRECSTLPSSKFRRHRHGPKAQPNLDHLLGAFTSLELRGVAREHHGASAPPTTSNAVMTVAMLPPSDKEPLLGRAESTTMLGRLLGVPLQGKPKRSHSFDMGHVGAAQCRSSYPRRISNIWTKRSLSVNGMLLHYDDSEDEKPTFESSEWVMESTV is encoded by the exons ATGGACAAGGTGGTCATCAGTCTCCTGCTTCTGGGAACCGCAGTTAGGATGGCCCATGCATGTCCCAAATACTGTGTCTGCCAGAACCTCTCTGAGTCTCTGGGGACTCTGTGCCCCTCCAAAGGCCTGCTCTTCGTCCCACTGGACATTGACCGGCGAACTGTGGAGCTCCGGCTGGGCGGCAACTTCATCCTGAAGGTCACCACTCAGGACTTTGCCAACATGTCAGGTCTGGTTGATCTCACCTTGTCCCGCAACACCATCAGCACTATCCAGCCTTTCTCTTTCATTGACCTGGAGACCCTGAGATCCCTGCACCTCGACAGTAACCGGTTGACTGAGCTGGGACCGGATGACCTCCGAGGGCTGGTCAACCTGCAGCACCTGATACTCAACAACAATCAGCTAAATCAGATCTCCAACACAGCCTTTGACGACTTGTTAGTGACACTGGAGGATCTGGATTTGTCGTATAACAACTTGCGCAGTGTGCCTTGGGAAGCCATCCGCAAGATGGTCAACCTCCATCAGATGAGTCTGGATCATAACCTCATCGCCTTCATTTCCGAGGGGACTTTCGTAGATCTAGATAAACTGGCCCGCTTGGACCTCACCTCCAACCGTCTCCAGAAGCTCCCTCCGGACCCCATCTTTGCACGCTCGCAGAGCAATGTAGTGATGAGTACTCCTTATGCACCGCCACTTTCTCTAAGCTTTGGTGGAAACCCACTGCACTGCAACTGTGAAGTGCTTTGGCTTCGAAGGCTGGAGCGGGAGGATGATATGGAAACCTGTGCTTCTCCTGCTAGTCTAAAGGGGCGCTACTTTTGGTCTGTTCGTGAGGAAGAGTTTGTTTGTGAGCCCCCTCTAATCACACAGCATACACACAAGTTACTAGTGCTGGAAGGTCAAACGGCTAGCCTACGCTGCAAAGCAGTCGGGGATCCAATGCCAACCGTGCATTGGGTTGCTCCTGATGACCGTTTGATCAGCAACTCCTCCCGAGCAACGGTATACGAAAATGGCACCCTGGACATTACAATAACCACGCCCAAGGATTACGGGATCTTTACTTGCATAGCTGCCAATGCTGCAGGGGAATCTACAGCCTCTATTGAATTGTCAATCATTCAACTCCCCCATCTGAGTAATGGTACAAACCGTACCACACAGTCCAAGTCGGGGCTTTCGGACATAACTAGCTCCACCAAGACCAGTAAAGGGGAGCCTAAACCTCTACCAGAGAAGGTGGTGTCTGTATCAGAAGTGACTGCCATCTCTGCTCTGGTCAAGTGGACTGTTAGCAAATCAACTCCAAAGGTCAAAATGTATCAGCTTCAGTACAATTGTTCTGAAGATGAAGTTCTCATTTACAG GATGATTCCAATGACTAACAGAGCCTTCGTAGTCACAAATCTTGTCCCAGGGATGCAGTATGACCTGTGTGTTTTGGCCATCTGGGATGACACTGCCACCACCCTTACTGCCACCAACATCGTCGGCTGTGTCCAGTTCATTACCACGGAGGACTACCCGCAGTGCCAGTCCCTCCACAGTGGCTTCCTGGGTGGCACCATGATCCTGGTCATCGGTGGCATCATTGTGGCCACGCTTCTGGtgttcatcatcatcctcatggTGCGGTATAAGGTGACCAGTGGCACCCAGACTGATAAATTACCCACTGTGAGCAACACATACTCACAGACCAATGGCGGGTTGAACAGGTTCAACGGTGCCCCGCCACAGGTCAAATCCACAGTAGTGGTCATGAGTGAGGAAATGGTAGAGTTCAAGTGTGGATCCCTCCAGAGCAGTCTctcttcatcctcatcctcttctAACTCATTAGACAGCCAAAcaggagggggggctggcgACCGCTACAGCATGCAAGGCAGGGAATGCAGCACCCTGCCCAGCAGCAAGTTCAGGAGGCACAGGCATGGCCCCAAAGCACAGCCAAACCTGGACCACCTTTTAGGAGCCTTCACCTCACTGGAGCTGCGAGGGGTAGCACGGGAACACCATGGGGCTTCAGCCCCTCCTACCACTTCCAATGCTGTGATGACGGTGGCTATGTTACCCCCGTCCGATAAAGAACCCCTGCTCGGGCGGGCTGagtccaccaccatgcttgGACGTCTATTAGGGGTGCCCCTGCAGGGTAAGCCCAAGAGGAGTCACTCATTTGACATGGGTCATGTGGGGGCTGCACAGTGTCGCAGCAGCTACCCTCGCAGGATTAGTAACATCTGGACTAAGCGCAGTCTGTCTGTTAATGGAATGCTGCTGCATTATGATGACAGTGAGGACGAGAAGCCCACTTTTGAGAGCTCTGAGTGGGTGATGGAAAGCACAGTTTGA